TCTTTGGAGGCGGCACCCCGATTCGAACGGGGGATAGAGGATTTGCAATCCACTGCCTTAGCCACTTGGCTATGCCGCCACGTGGGAAAGTATAACAATCTATCATAGGAGTGTCAAGACTATAAGGCTGTACAGAATAGTTTAAGTTGTGCAAAACTCCTCATGCGTTATAATAGGAAAATATTTTTATTTTTTATACAGAAAAATTAAAAATATTATTAAATGACATAAAAGCAAAGGTAGAGGAATTTGATGAAGATATTTGCAATCAATCCCGGCGCAACTAGCACAAAGATTGCGCTATATGATGGTGTTGTTGAATTGTGGACAGAGTGTATAACGCACACACGAGAAGAATTGCAACAGTTTAAACGGCCTGAAGATGAAGAAGATCTGAGATATCAAGCTGTTAAAACTGAGTTAAAAAAAAGAAATATTAATATGACAGAACTCGACGCACTTGTAGGCAGAGGTGGACTATTACATGCCTTGTCAGGCGGTGCTTGGATTATAAATGAAGCCATGATTGAAGATTTAAAATCTGCGAGATATGGATCTCACTCTTCTAATCTGGGAGCAGTTTTAGCACAAAGAATTGCTAAAGAAGCCGGAAATAAACCAGCTTACATTATAGACCCGGTATGTGTAGACGAAATGCTTCCAATTGCTCGGATTAGTGGTATGCCTAATATGCCGCGCAGAGCCATTTTTCACGCTTTGAACCAGCGTGCTGTGGCATATAGAGTTGCACGTCAAATGAACAAAAAAATGAGAGAATGTAAATTTATAATAGCCCATATGGGTGGCGGTGTTACGGTTGGGGCTCACTATTTAGGAAGGGTAATTGATGTAAACAATGCATTGGGTGGCTACGGCCCAATGACACCGGAAAGAGCTGGAACAGTACATGCAATGGACTTGATAGAAAAGTGTTTTTCAGGTAAATATACTGAGACAGAAATGAGAAGAAAGATTATAGGCGATGCCGGCTTATTCGCTCATTTGGGAAGCACAGATTTTAAATATATTTCAGAGAAATGTGCTTCAGGAGATCCAAAATTCAGATTAATTGTAGAGGCTTTTGCATATCAAGTTGCATGTGAAATAGGGAATAGATCTATGGCTATGAAGGGTGAAGTTGATGCTATCATTTTGACTGGTGGCCTGGCTTATGGCAATTATCTCTGCAAGTTGATAGAAGATAGGGTATCATGGTTAGCCAAAGTCATAGTTTCTCCGGGAGAAGACGAACAGAGAGCTCTCTGTGAAGGAGTATATAGAGTTATTTCCGGGCAGGAAGAGGCAAAGGTATATGAAAAAGAATGAATCATTTGAAAACAATATCAATATAGCAAGCAG
The nucleotide sequence above comes from Synergistaceae bacterium. Encoded proteins:
- the buk gene encoding butyrate kinase, with translation MKIFAINPGATSTKIALYDGVVELWTECITHTREELQQFKRPEDEEDLRYQAVKTELKKRNINMTELDALVGRGGLLHALSGGAWIINEAMIEDLKSARYGSHSSNLGAVLAQRIAKEAGNKPAYIIDPVCVDEMLPIARISGMPNMPRRAIFHALNQRAVAYRVARQMNKKMRECKFIIAHMGGGVTVGAHYLGRVIDVNNALGGYGPMTPERAGTVHAMDLIEKCFSGKYTETEMRRKIIGDAGLFAHLGSTDFKYISEKCASGDPKFRLIVEAFAYQVACEIGNRSMAMKGEVDAIILTGGLAYGNYLCKLIEDRVSWLAKVIVSPGEDEQRALCEGVYRVISGQEEAKVYEKE